The genomic interval ATACTTTCTTGACAATAAATGTATTTCAGTTATGATTAAATGGGTGATACTTATGAATCTTCAAGAACTCCTTTTAAACGCTCAAAAAGCTTATAAAAATAAACAATTACATCTTGCTTTAAATTACTATTTAGAGGCGGAAAAGATTATTAATCATTCTCAAAGCTTACTAATTGATATCGCATTGATTTATGATGAACTAGGGGATTATGAAAATGCAAAGCGATATTATCATAAAGTGTTAGATTATGATGTAAATAATCCAATAGCTTATTATGGATTAGCAACCATATTTGATAATATGAAACAATTTGACGAAGCAATTGCTTATTATAAAGAAGCAATTCGACTTGATGAACATTATTACCAAGCACACTTCTTTCTAGCGAATCTTTATGATGAACAAAAAGAGACAATGCTAGCGATTTATCATTATCAAAATGTTATAGAACAAAATCCTACTTACTTTTATGCCTATTTAAATTTAGGTTCTTTATATGAAAGTTTAAATCAAGATGAATTAGCTCTATCCTTATTTAAAAAAGCAGAAACATTAAACACTGAAAATCATCTCCTATATTTCAATTTAGGGGTAGTTTATAGAAAACTTAATCAAATTGAATTAAGTGAAGAAAATTATTTAAAGTCAATCGAATTGTCTACTAAACATGCGTTTACTTATTTAAATTTAGCAATTCTATATAAAGACGATAAAAACGATTTAAAAGAAGCAGTTAAGGTCTATTCTATGGGAATACGTTCTCATCCAAAAGTAGCGGTATTGTATTATAATCGTGCATGTAGTTATGCTTTATTAGAAGAAAATAAAAAAGCGGTGGATGATTTAGTTCAAGCAATATCTTTGGATGCTTCCTTATATGATTATATGAAAAAAGATGAAGAATTAACTTATTTAAGAAAGACATCGATTTATCTTCAAACTTTTGTCAATAACTAATTTTAATGCCTAAGCGGATTTTTCGCTTAGGCATATTGTATTATAGAGAGATTGTAAAAGGGGATTGTATATGTAGTGAGTAGCTTATACAAAACAAAACCTGGTGATACTATTCACAAGATTATCGAAAAATACAATTCTTCATTTAAAGAATTTGAGCAACTAAATGATCTCAAAAAATTTAAGTTATTAAAAGGACAAAAGGTATTCATACCAACAACTAATAATAGTAGTATTAAACTCAAAGAACTAATGATAAAAAATAATGAAACCATTGATGTTTTTATTTCTAAGTATAAAATATCTTATGAAGAATTTAAATATTTTAATAATCTCTTACAGTTAATTCTTGAAAAAAATCAAGGGATTAACATTGTATATCAAGTTATATCACCAGTAGCGAATGAATTTGAAGATGAATAATATCATAATGTACGATTAAAAATAGGGCTATTGGCAAATGAAACACCTTAAAGCCCAATAATAAAAAAGAGGTTGTAAATCCATTAAAATGTTATTTTTGATGAATTTACAACCCTCTTTATATTCTAGAAGATAAGTTTCCCATAATGGATAACTCTTTTATAATTTATATTATAAAAACATAAATACCAATAAAGAATAAAAACTTATGAAATCAAGAGTTTCCTTATGATTAATCTGTATTTTTATTCTGAAACTTCAGTTTCGTTGTAATGAGTGATTGTTCTACTGGGTAATCTTCTCTTAGTTGTTTTACTAATGATATTAAGATTGTTACTATCATTATTGAGAAAGGTAAACCAGTTATAATAATGATTGATTGTAATGTGTTAAGTGCTTTACTACCACCCAAAACTAAAACAGCTGCAGCAATAAATCCTTCCATACACGCCCAAAATACTCGTTGGGTTTTTGGAGAATTCAGCTTACCTCCACTTGTTAAGTTATCAACAACTAAACTACCAGAATCACTTGAAGTAACAAAGAATAGAATGATTGCAAATAATGCAACTAAGCTTAATAAAGTGATTAAAAAATTATTTGTTGTTAAATTATTAATCATAACAAATAAACTAGTTGCTAAGTCATTGTTAATTGCTTCAGTCATAATACCATCTTTTATTTCATTTAAGTATAAACCAGATGAACCAAGAATTGTCATTACGAATGTAATTACTATAGTTGGAATAATAGTTACACCTAAAACAATTTCTCTAATAGATCGACCTCTAGAAATTCTAGCGATAAATAATCCCACAAAAGGACTCCAACTAAACCACCATGCCCAGTAAAATATTGTCCATCCACTTTGCCAAATAATATCTTGTGTATCTTTTGCAACATAAGTTCCTATTTTGAAAAATTCTAAAATATATGTCGTAAATGCAAAAATATAATCTTTTAAAATAAAACCTGTTGGACCAATTATTAAGATTATAAACAATAAAACTGCACTTAATCTTATATTAATTTCACTAAGTAACTTAATTCCCTTTGAAATACCACTAACAACAGATAATGTTGCAACAAATGTAATTATAATAATTAAGATTATCTGTACATTACTTGATATAGGAAGATTAAAAACGGAATTAAACCCAGCATTAATCTGTCTTGCACCAAGCCCTAGAGAAGTAGATAGTCCAAATAGGACACTTAATACTGCAATGGTATCAATAATATCTCCCCAAATACCATATATTTTTTCTTTTATTACTGGATAGAATAAACTTCTTATCGTTACAGGTAATCCTTTATTAAAACTAAAGTAACCAATACCAATTGCAACTAGTGAATAAATAGCCCAAGGATGGAATCCCCAATGTAAAAACATTACTTTTAAAGGATCATAATTTCCTGATTGAAGTCCCTTTGGAATATTTAAATGGTAAATTGGCTCAGCAATACCATAAAAGAATATACCAATACCAATCCCTGCACTAAATAACATTGCGTACCATGAAAAACGACTGAATTGAGGTTTATCACCTGGATAACCTATGATGATTTTTCCATATCTTGTAAATGTAAGAAATATTAATAATATCAATGTTGTATTCAACACCATAATAAACCATAGATTAAATTTGGTAGTAACCCACGTTTTCGCAATATCAAAACTATTAGCTGTAGATTCAGGGAACATCACTGTAATAAAAATAAAGGTAAATACTAACATAGCGGATATAACAGATACAAAAATATTCATATCTAATCCATATTTTTTAAAATTTCTCTCGTGTAATTTTTCAACTGCGTTTGTGATTTTTTTCAAATAATCAACTCCTTATGAAAATAAAAAGCACCCTAACTCTTTATGTAAAGAGTTAGAGTGCTTAAGTTTCGCATTAAAAATACTCACATTATATCACTAAAAGTAATATAGTTCATTACCTATTATTGATCCTGAACAAGCCCCAGTTCTTATAAAAACGATTTTCATTTCTGATTTCTCTATTAAGAGTAGACTTATATATCTCCGCATAATGCATAGATATACTCATATACCAGATACTCACAGATTTTACTTCTCTACCTTAATAATTATAACATATGTGAAAGTAAATAGCAAACTATCCTATTGAAGTACAGTCGTAGTTAACTAAAACATCCATTTTATAGTCATTATATATCAATAAATCATATTGTCTATTTCCACCAAAAATAACTGTTTTTATGTGGTATCTAGAAGGGAAGAGTGCATTGATCCACAAAAGTAATAGTAGATTGAATATAGGGAAAGCCAGCGTCTTAGGCGCTGGCCAGTAATAGAGGCTATAAGCAAATTTAAATTAGTTGTTTACCACAACCCTATTATTATAATTATGGTAAAGTAATTTCATCAACGGTTCTTGTTACAAAATAAGCACCTTTGATTGCGACTAAAGCACCATTTTTACTATTAATCACATCATTAGTGATGATAGTATTCATCGCTTGTTTTATGCTTAGTTCATCAATTGGTTCTTTTGGTTCATCAATGTTGAGTGTGAATGTTTTATTATTTTCAGCCATAAAAACTAATTGTAATTTTTTGTCTGTCATTTATTCTCACCTCCTATTCATTAATTAATTAAGAAATTAAATTGCAGCTAAAACGTAATCTTCATCAACACAAATGTTAGAAATAGGTTGTGAAAATAAAGGAGCTAAACTATTACCAACATCATATATTTGTTGTTCAGTTGCAGTCTCACGAATATTTTTGATTGATTTTCTTGAGTAGACTGGATTTCCTTTTCCATCAACACCATTATCTAGTACTAAGATTAATGTTTTGCCATCAAACTCTTTATTCATCATCTCCACCTCCCTTCATACTATAAATAAATCATTTTTCATAAAATGGGGAAAAAACTTTAAAAAATATTAGTAAATGATAAAATATGATTATAACTATACAAGTTAGTTTTGGTGATTTTCTTTAGGAAAAATTAGATTATGTTATAGTAAATTTGTGTTATAATAATAGATAGATTTATAAATTAGGAGATGTATATATGGACACAGTTGTAAATATCATTGGGGCAGGACTTGCTGGTAGTGAAGCCTGTTATCAGTTAGCTAAACGAGGTATAAAGGTACGTTTATATGAAATGAGACCTAAAAAGAAAACGGAGGCCCATCAAACAGGTTTTTTCGCAGAACTTGTATGTAGTAACTCCTTACGAGCAAATAGTTTAGAAAACGCTGTAGGCGTTTTAAAAGAAGAAATGCGTTTATTAGATTCTTTAATCATTCGAGTAGCAGATAAAACACAAATTCCTGCTGGGGGTGCATTAGCTGTTGATAGAGAATCATTTCCAAAAATGGTGACGGATATATTAAATGAATTCCCTAATGTTGAAGTTGTTTCAGAAGAAGTTGAAGACATTCCAAGTGGTTTAACGATTATCGCATCGGGTCCATTAACTAGTCCTAAACTGCATCATAAAATTCAAGAAATGTTAGGTAGTGAATACTTTTATTTTTACGATGCAGCAGCACCGATTGTTGATAAAGAATCCATTAATTTTGATAAAGTTTATTTGAAATCACGCTATGATAAAGGCGAAGCAGCTTACTTGAATTGTCCAATGACTGAGGATGAGTTCAATCGATTTTATGATGCTTTGGTGAGTGCTGAAGTTGTAAAACCAAAATCATTTGAAAAAGAAATCTTTTTTGAAGGCTGTATGCCAATTGAAGTCATGGCTTCAAGAGGAAGACAGACTCTGCTTTTTGGTCCTATGAAACCAGTCGGTTTAGAAGACCCTAAAACTGGTCAAATTCCTTATGCAGTTGTTCAATTACGTCAAGATAATGCAGCATCTACTATGTACAATTTAGTGGGGTTTCAGACACACTTAAAATTTCCTGAACAAAAAAGAGTATTTGGCATGATTCCAGGTTTAGAAGAAGCAGAATTTTTACGTTATGGTGTCATGCATCGAAATAGTTTTATTAATTCACCACTCTTTTTAAAACCGACTTATCAATATAAAGAAAATGAGGAGATTTTCTTTGCAGGGCAGATGACAGGTGTCGAAGGGTATGTGGAGAGTGCAGCATCTGGAATGGTTGCAGGTATTAATATGGCTCGGTTATTAGAAAATGAAGCATTTATTGAATTTCCAAATGAAACAATTATTGGTTCAATGAGCCAATACATTACAAATACGAACGCTTCAAATTTTCAACCTATGAATGCTAATTTTGGGATTGTTCCCCCATTGAACTTTAAACATAAGAAAAAAGAACGAAAATCATTATATGGGAAACGAGCCCTTGAGGAAATTAAGCGTATAAAAGAAAAATATCAATTATAAAGTGATGTGATAGGATGGAACACTATATTGTCATGTTTAAAAATTATTTAGCTCATGAAAGAAATTTTTCATATCATACCATAACAAACTATGAAATTGATTTACGTGATTTTTATGAATTTTTAGAAATAGATGGGATAGAAAAAGTTAGTGACATGACCTATCAGTTAGCGAGAAAGTATTTGGCATTTTTACATAAACGTCAATTATCGAAAGCAACATTAGCGAGAAAAATTTCTTCTCTTAGAACGTTTTATAAATATTTACAAAGCAAAAAATATGTTGAAGATAATCCGTTTTTGATGTTGTCTTTACCAAAAAAGGAAAAGAAAATACCCAAGTTTTTTTATCCCAAAGAAATTCAAGAACTTTATAACAGCATTGATCTAAATGATTTTTTAGGTGAACGAAATCTAGCAATCATCGAATTACTATATGGGTCAGGATTACGTGTTAGTGAATTATGTAATTTAGAATTATCACATATCCATTTTGACAACAAAGTGATATTAGTAAAGGGAAAAGGGAATAAAGAGCGGATAGTACCTATGAATGATTATTGCTTTGAAGCAGTTGTGAATTATATAAACAATAGTCGTAAGCGATTATTAATGAAATCTAAATCAAATACCTATGTATTATTTTTGAATCATCGAGGAACGAAACTTACCGTTCGAGGGGTACGAGATATTTTGAGTCGATTGATTAGTCATACTTCAAAAATTTCAAGTATTTCTCCGCATATGTTGCGTCATACATTTGCGACTCATTTACTCAATAATGGAGCTGATATAAGAAGTGTTCAAGAATTATTGGGTCATTCTCAAT from Mycoplasmatota bacterium carries:
- the trmFO gene encoding methylenetetrahydrofolate--tRNA-(uracil(54)-C(5))-methyltransferase (FADH(2)-oxidizing) TrmFO, encoding MDTVVNIIGAGLAGSEACYQLAKRGIKVRLYEMRPKKKTEAHQTGFFAELVCSNSLRANSLENAVGVLKEEMRLLDSLIIRVADKTQIPAGGALAVDRESFPKMVTDILNEFPNVEVVSEEVEDIPSGLTIIASGPLTSPKLHHKIQEMLGSEYFYFYDAAAPIVDKESINFDKVYLKSRYDKGEAAYLNCPMTEDEFNRFYDALVSAEVVKPKSFEKEIFFEGCMPIEVMASRGRQTLLFGPMKPVGLEDPKTGQIPYAVVQLRQDNAASTMYNLVGFQTHLKFPEQKRVFGMIPGLEEAEFLRYGVMHRNSFINSPLFLKPTYQYKENEEIFFAGQMTGVEGYVESAASGMVAGINMARLLENEAFIEFPNETIIGSMSQYITNTNASNFQPMNANFGIVPPLNFKHKKKERKSLYGKRALEEIKRIKEKYQL
- a CDS encoding DUF1659 domain-containing protein, which produces MMNKEFDGKTLILVLDNGVDGKGNPVYSRKSIKNIRETATEQQIYDVGNSLAPLFSQPISNICVDEDYVLAAI
- a CDS encoding DUF2922 domain-containing protein, with the protein product MTDKKLQLVFMAENNKTFTLNIDEPKEPIDELSIKQAMNTIITNDVINSKNGALVAIKGAYFVTRTVDEITLP
- a CDS encoding BCCT family transporter, which codes for MKKITNAVEKLHERNFKKYGLDMNIFVSVISAMLVFTFIFITVMFPESTANSFDIAKTWVTTKFNLWFIMVLNTTLILLIFLTFTRYGKIIIGYPGDKPQFSRFSWYAMLFSAGIGIGIFFYGIAEPIYHLNIPKGLQSGNYDPLKVMFLHWGFHPWAIYSLVAIGIGYFSFNKGLPVTIRSLFYPVIKEKIYGIWGDIIDTIAVLSVLFGLSTSLGLGARQINAGFNSVFNLPISSNVQIILIIIITFVATLSVVSGISKGIKLLSEINIRLSAVLLFIILIIGPTGFILKDYIFAFTTYILEFFKIGTYVAKDTQDIIWQSGWTIFYWAWWFSWSPFVGLFIARISRGRSIREIVLGVTIIPTIVITFVMTILGSSGLYLNEIKDGIMTEAINNDLATSLFVMINNLTTNNFLITLLSLVALFAIILFFVTSSDSGSLVVDNLTSGGKLNSPKTQRVFWACMEGFIAAAVLVLGGSKALNTLQSIIIITGLPFSIMIVTILISLVKQLREDYPVEQSLITTKLKFQNKNTD
- the xerC gene encoding tyrosine recombinase XerC, with translation MEHYIVMFKNYLAHERNFSYHTITNYEIDLRDFYEFLEIDGIEKVSDMTYQLARKYLAFLHKRQLSKATLARKISSLRTFYKYLQSKKYVEDNPFLMLSLPKKEKKIPKFFYPKEIQELYNSIDLNDFLGERNLAIIELLYGSGLRVSELCNLELSHIHFDNKVILVKGKGNKERIVPMNDYCFEAVVNYINNSRKRLLMKSKSNTYVLFLNHRGTKLTVRGVRDILSRLISHTSKISSISPHMLRHTFATHLLNNGADIRSVQELLGHSQLSTTQIYTHVSKEQLRKVYMEAHPHAKE
- a CDS encoding tetratricopeptide repeat protein is translated as MNLQELLLNAQKAYKNKQLHLALNYYLEAEKIINHSQSLLIDIALIYDELGDYENAKRYYHKVLDYDVNNPIAYYGLATIFDNMKQFDEAIAYYKEAIRLDEHYYQAHFFLANLYDEQKETMLAIYHYQNVIEQNPTYFYAYLNLGSLYESLNQDELALSLFKKAETLNTENHLLYFNLGVVYRKLNQIELSEENYLKSIELSTKHAFTYLNLAILYKDDKNDLKEAVKVYSMGIRSHPKVAVLYYNRACSYALLEENKKAVDDLVQAISLDASLYDYMKKDEELTYLRKTSIYLQTFVNN
- a CDS encoding LysM peptidoglycan-binding domain-containing protein → MSSLYKTKPGDTIHKIIEKYNSSFKEFEQLNDLKKFKLLKGQKVFIPTTNNSSIKLKELMIKNNETIDVFISKYKISYEEFKYFNNLLQLILEKNQGINIVYQVISPVANEFEDE